The following proteins are encoded in a genomic region of Longimicrobium sp.:
- a CDS encoding FKBP-type peptidyl-prolyl cis-trans isomerase: MKRLHLIAAAALLGAPGCAPPGTPAPALPAAIPPLSGEQRTAFALRYIDASEGTGAAVEPHKCVYAHYTGWLTDGTKFDSSRDPAPDGTPRPPIGFPQGARHVIAGWDEGFVGMRVGGRRRLFIPYQLAYGESGRPPVIPARSDLIFDVELMALADPIGGQGCPPWEAVSRTAP, translated from the coding sequence ATGAAACGGCTGCATCTGATCGCCGCCGCGGCGCTCCTGGGCGCGCCGGGCTGCGCCCCTCCCGGCACCCCCGCGCCCGCGCTCCCGGCCGCCATCCCGCCGCTGAGCGGGGAGCAGCGCACCGCGTTCGCGCTGCGCTACATCGACGCGAGCGAAGGCACCGGGGCGGCCGTGGAGCCGCACAAGTGCGTCTACGCGCACTACACCGGCTGGCTGACCGACGGCACCAAGTTCGACTCCTCGCGCGACCCGGCGCCGGACGGCACGCCGCGCCCCCCGATCGGGTTCCCGCAGGGCGCGCGGCACGTCATCGCCGGGTGGGACGAGGGGTTCGTGGGGATGCGGGTCGGCGGGCGCCGGCGCCTGTTCATCCCCTACCAGCTCGCGTACGGCGAATCCGGCCGCCCGCCGGTGATCCCGGCCCGGTCGGACCTGATCTTCGACGTGGAGCTGATGGCCCTGGCCGACCCGATCGGGGGGCAGGGCTGCCCGCCGTGGGAGGCCGTGAGCCGCACGGCCCCCTGA
- a CDS encoding DUF456 domain-containing protein, translating into MEYAVLVLAQVAGLLLIPLGLPGTWLQVVALVAYGWATDFATVGWPSIAVVAVLATVAEVLEFMLGGRFAQKYGGSRRAGWGAIFGGLIGAFVGLPIPILGSVVGAFLGAFAGAAVLEMTKNPEWRPAMRVGWGAFLGRLAAVALKSGIGVAIAAIALLSAAV; encoded by the coding sequence ATGGAGTACGCGGTTCTCGTGCTGGCGCAGGTGGCCGGCCTGCTGCTGATCCCCTTGGGGCTGCCGGGGACCTGGCTGCAGGTGGTGGCCCTGGTGGCCTACGGCTGGGCGACGGACTTCGCCACCGTGGGCTGGCCCTCCATCGCGGTGGTGGCCGTGCTGGCGACGGTGGCCGAGGTGCTGGAGTTCATGCTGGGCGGCCGCTTCGCGCAGAAGTACGGCGGGAGCCGGCGCGCCGGGTGGGGCGCCATCTTCGGCGGGCTGATCGGCGCCTTCGTGGGCCTGCCGATCCCGATCCTCGGCAGCGTGGTCGGCGCCTTCCTGGGCGCCTTCGCCGGCGCGGCGGTGCTGGAGATGACCAAGAACCCCGAGTGGCGCCCGGCGATGCGCGTGGGGTGGGGCGCCTTCCTGGGCCGCCTGGCCGCCGTCGCCCTGAAGTCCGGCATCGGCGTGGCCATCGCGGCCATCGCGCTGCTCTCGGCGGCGGTGTGA
- a CDS encoding alpha/beta hydrolase — MIHRTTPIRRALVLTATGAVVVAIGCQPAAVSPGARPAPADPADPAGLPPGLRPGPHEVVRDGVRLWYRVAGEAPAGMPPVVFLHGGPGQGSAHFDALVGPRMERSLRMVYFDQRGSGHSDRPASGDYAIATLVEDVEALRRALGVPRIALVGHSFGGLLALEYAAKYPERVSHLVFAAGLWDTPFQCRLRLQRLAEMRPAAYARVRADTLERDGARRSDCELEFRAFESGEEREAFNTELMFPDPSVPARMDSVNAARGVRNTGEMSRALFAAGLLRYRFTAFDRLAMPVLVIAGGHDGAAGPAGQRELARRLPNARFVEYENSGHFVYLDEPDRFARDVARFVSTPPGRRTGR; from the coding sequence ATGATCCACCGCACAACCCCGATCAGGCGTGCGCTCGTGCTGACCGCGACGGGTGCCGTGGTCGTGGCGATCGGGTGCCAGCCCGCCGCCGTCTCGCCGGGGGCGCGGCCGGCCCCCGCCGACCCCGCCGACCCCGCAGGCCTGCCGCCCGGCCTGCGCCCGGGGCCTCACGAGGTGGTGCGCGACGGGGTGCGGCTGTGGTACCGCGTGGCGGGCGAGGCGCCGGCGGGGATGCCTCCCGTCGTCTTCCTGCACGGCGGGCCCGGGCAGGGGAGCGCCCACTTCGACGCGCTGGTGGGCCCGCGGATGGAGCGCTCGCTGCGCATGGTGTACTTCGACCAGCGCGGGAGCGGCCACTCGGACCGCCCGGCGAGCGGCGACTACGCGATCGCCACGCTGGTGGAGGACGTCGAGGCGCTTCGCCGGGCGCTGGGGGTGCCGCGCATCGCGCTCGTCGGGCACTCCTTCGGCGGGCTGCTGGCGCTCGAGTACGCGGCGAAATATCCCGAGCGCGTCTCGCACCTGGTCTTCGCCGCCGGGCTGTGGGACACCCCGTTCCAGTGCCGCCTGCGGCTGCAGCGGCTGGCGGAGATGCGCCCCGCGGCTTACGCCCGTGTGCGCGCCGACACCCTCGAGCGCGACGGCGCGCGGCGCAGCGACTGCGAGCTGGAGTTCCGGGCGTTCGAGAGCGGAGAGGAGCGCGAGGCGTTCAACACCGAGCTGATGTTCCCCGACCCGTCCGTGCCGGCGCGGATGGACAGCGTGAACGCGGCGCGCGGGGTCCGCAACACGGGCGAGATGAGCCGGGCGCTCTTCGCGGCCGGTCTGCTCCGCTACCGCTTCACGGCGTTCGACCGGCTCGCCATGCCGGTGCTGGTGATCGCGGGCGGGCACGACGGCGCCGCGGGCCCGGCGGGGCAGCGCGAGCTCGCCCGCCGGCTGCCGAACGCCCGCTTCGTGGAGTACGAGAACAGCGGCCACTTCGTGTACCTGGACGAGCCCGACCGCTTCGCGCGCGACGTGGCGCGCTTCGTCTCCACGCCGCCTGGCCGGAGGACGGGACGCTGA
- a CDS encoding SgcJ/EcaC family oxidoreductase, which produces MATDPHSIAREIVGRLEEAWNAGDSPAFARPFADDADFVDIRGDHHRGREVIAEGHRGIFASIYRGSRIRYEVTHARELADGVILAHSTGELEASSGPMAGRHRATQSLVLVRDGSEWRIAAFHNTLVTPQPGGGGA; this is translated from the coding sequence ATGGCAACCGATCCGCACAGCATCGCCCGGGAGATCGTCGGCCGGCTGGAGGAGGCCTGGAACGCCGGCGACAGCCCCGCCTTCGCCCGCCCGTTCGCGGACGACGCCGACTTCGTGGACATCCGCGGGGACCACCACCGCGGCCGGGAGGTGATCGCGGAGGGGCACCGCGGCATCTTCGCGTCGATCTACCGCGGCAGCCGCATCCGCTACGAGGTGACCCACGCGCGGGAGCTGGCCGACGGGGTGATCCTCGCGCACTCGACGGGCGAGCTCGAGGCGTCGTCGGGGCCGATGGCGGGGCGGCACCGGGCGACGCAGAGCCTGGTCCTGGTGCGGGACGGGAGCGAGTGGAGGATCGCCGCCTTCCACAACACGCTCGTGACGCCGCAGCCGGGCGGGGGAGGGGCCTGA
- a CDS encoding type II toxin-antitoxin system PemK/MazF family toxin, whose amino-acid sequence MEIRRGEIWWADLDEPRGSEPGYRRPLLIVQSDAFNRSRIATVLAVVLTSNLRLVEAPGNVLVPARAAGLPKDSVANVSQLVTLDREFLEERVGRVPARLMAAVDAGLKLVLALP is encoded by the coding sequence GTGGAGATCCGTCGCGGTGAGATCTGGTGGGCCGACCTCGACGAGCCTCGCGGCTCGGAGCCGGGCTACCGCCGGCCCCTGCTCATCGTTCAGTCCGACGCCTTCAACCGGAGCCGGATCGCCACGGTGCTGGCCGTGGTGCTCACCAGCAACCTGCGTCTCGTGGAGGCGCCGGGCAACGTCCTGGTCCCCGCCAGGGCGGCAGGTCTGCCCAAAGACTCCGTCGCCAACGTGTCTCAGCTCGTCACGCTCGACCGCGAATTTCTCGAGGAGCGCGTGGGGCGCGTACCGGCACGCCTCATGGCCGCCGTCGATGCCGGTCTCAAGCTGGTGCTCGCGCTACCCTGA